In Lytechinus variegatus isolate NC3 chromosome 18, Lvar_3.0, whole genome shotgun sequence, a single genomic region encodes these proteins:
- the LOC121432184 gene encoding monocarboxylate transporter 2-like, producing the protein MTGLKSMKSKLPRSWGWVVTGAAFVMHFFVFGIMYCFSITFVTLQEEFSTSSTATSWAGSIPIGLGTSAGVIVTPLIKRFENRPVAIVGVLLTCTSSFVTSFITDFRLIYFTYSAVFGLGVGFCSLSSMDLLLQYFPRKHCSRATLISLVGSSTGKIIVHLTISYIRIRWVVS; encoded by the exons ATGACGGGCTTGAAATCGATGAAGTCGAAACTTCCTCGTAGCTGGGGATGGGTTGTGACTGGTGCTGCGTTtgtcatgcatttctttgtctTTGGAATCATGTATTGCTTCAGCATCACTTTCGTCACTCTCCAAGAAGAATTTTCTACCAGTTCAACAGCTACCT CATGGGCAGGCTCTATTCCGATTGGCTTGGGAACCAGTGCAGGGGTGATCGTCACTCCACTCATCAAGCGATTCGAGAATCGACCGGTGGCTATTGTGGGGGTCCTCCTAACTTGCACATCCAGTTTCGTTACGTCATTTATCACGGACTTCAGGCTCATCTACTTCACATATAGCGCAGTCTTCGGCTTGGGTGTTGGATTTTGTTCTCTGTCTTCAATGGACCTCTTGCTTCAATATTTCCCAAGGAAGCACTGTTCACGAGCTACTCTTATCTCATTGGTTGGGTCAAGTACAGGTAAGATTATTGTGCACCTGACAATCTCCTATATTCGTATCCGGTgggtcgtttcataa